In Nymphaea colorata isolate Beijing-Zhang1983 chromosome 10, ASM883128v2, whole genome shotgun sequence, the genomic stretch aaacaaaaattgctTTTATGTTGATGGTTTCCAATTGCCAAAATTGAAATGGTCTGCAAAAACTCAGTAAGCAGACACCGCAAGGAAGACAACAATAAGTTGTTGCTCCTCGTGTTTTAGCGAACTGGTAGTCGGTTTTCTGAACCAGGGCTGTGCACTGGGGCTCACAAGTCGAGTTCGGGCCCAGCTTGTGGGCAGCTCAAGACTGGGCTTGAGATCGGCTCTgactcaagtcgagctcgatctCAAACTCGTCCAAACTTACGCTGCTCAGCTCGGGTAAGCTCCAGGCGAGCCGGATAAGCTAAACTCAAGCCAGCTAAGcattaaaatttcttttaccACACAAAACGCTGAATGAAGTCTGAAGTTTGACCAAATGATCAGTTATCTAATGGACGATCCTTAAAGCATTGTACCAAGCGGAAGTCctatattcaaaattttgagaaatattaTTCTGCTGATAATTGAATGTTGCAATTAATATCTACAAACAGAAAACAGGGGAAAGGACATTGATCCATATGGTATTTGAACCGTCAATTAGCAGTAGTCAGGATGCAGCAGAGCTTGCAAATCAGCGATTTCCGTCTcatgcttcaatttctttcagtttccataTTTTCAACTGTGGAGTGGCAAGGCATAACAAATCTTATTCTCAATCATCTTTCCCCAAGTGGCGGACAAATTACTGCATGTAGTCTGCAGAGGCACCCCCAATGTACAGCCCATGACATCATAATTGTTTCATTTGATGAATTACAGCTTGCGACACACTGACATTCCATCTCCAATAGGAACCTTCGTTTTGATTAGaaagttaaataaaaaaaaaaagactatattAATGAGCGATTCGAAAACACAATCAAAACTTAGTATGGTTTGTCGACTTACCACACTAACGGTGACGCGTTTATCATTGTAGACGAAATTATTGAAATCTCTAATAGCAATGGTTTTTGGATCATTCACCTGAGAAAACATCATGTTTCAAGCCAATTCAAAGCTAACAGGAAATGCCAAGAGTATCAATATCGGCTCACCGTAGGATCTGCAACTTTTCCGTGCCAGAGAACATTATCAATTACAATAACACCACCAGGCCTAACCTGCAAAGAAATAAGAGAATGCACCAACGTAAATGCCTTCTCAAAACTAAAGCTAGCGAAGTTACATCCACGTGAAAAATCAAACTCAATCCAAAAGACAACAAATAATCATTCAAGTTCGTCTGTTTTCCCAGACTGCCATGATACACCTGCAAGGTGTCATGTAAGAACGTCTACCAAAAAAGATTCTTGCAAAAGCCTAAACCTAGATATAGCACCACAAATTCTTATGTAAGAAATCAATTATACTGTTTCAAATCAGTCGTGCACAACATATACTGCCAGTACATATGGTGCACCACATGGAGCGTGGATCACGGATTCTTTATTTTCCAAGCATGTTTTTCAAATCAGACATCAGCTGCTTTCAGCGTGATTATCTAGCTAAGAATCAATTCTTAAATcttttttcatgaacaaatgTCTTTCTAGTGTAATCATCTTCCCAAAAATCAACTCTTAGGTCTTTTTTCCATGAAGAAATATCTTTCAAgcctcaaaaatttgaaacttcaTGAGCTATTCATCTTTTAAAGTCCCTGAAATACCATTGTGAGGTATATCTTGTAGCTCAAACCAACAAAAGTGACTTCTACTAACAAAACAATATTAATATTCACATTCACCGCACCAACCTCTACAAATGCATATGCAGAAAGAGATTATTCTCTGTAGCATTATAAAATTGTCTGAATGCAAAGAGGTCATATGCAAGCAGATcgaaggagaaaggaaaaagaaagactgCCAAAGAAATTATTTATGCACTGTTCCTACAGAAAAGAGCATCTTCATACCAAACACAATAACATGGCTTTTAACTTCAAATTAAGTGAGGACTTTGTGATTGCAGAAACTGAAGATAACTTTTCATGCAAAAGCTCTAGTATAACCCAAAGCTGAAGTTTTCCCTGTACTTTAATCATAAAGGTTGAAGGATAGATATTTGTTCAACCAATCTCGCTTGAGATTACTAGTGCAAATGTATGTCCACATCTCCTAGATGACACAATTTAATCGAAATGATTTATCTTATTGAAAAGCGATAGACACATTTAAGCTGAAAAGTATTTGTTAATCTTTTCAACATTCaagcaaaagacaaaaatgttCGAAGAATGGAAGATTACCAATTCTAGTAGCAATTCGTAGTACTTGTGGTAAAGTCTCTTTTCAGCATCCACAAAAGCAAAATCGTAGCTGCACAAATTTTTAGACCAAAGgaaaaatagtaaaaagaaaTCCAACTGAGCCAGGATAACTAGCATATTGGAAGATCAAGAGATTGACAATGGATTTCTCAGTGGTCATGCATACAACCAAAATCCAGCTATTTACTCCTTACAAAAATCTACTTGGAGCACAACTGCGTAAAATTGTGAAAGAATGAATGCCAAAACTAACAAAGGAACCAACTGAACTAATCGAGTATGCCTTAAGCGTAGAGCAACTGGTACAGGTCCGCCATTCTAGGTCACGGGATTTCAAGAGTTGTGCTCAAGATGGTAGAAACCATTCCATGTTCAAACTATAGCTTGATTGAACTAGGGTTTTAACAGGAGGTAACCAAGAAGTAACCAAAAACGTTGCAAGTTTTGCTTCTCAAAAATTCCAGCACAGCCAATACAATGGTGTTTGGATGAGGTAATAGGGTCTGAAAGACCAGTTCTGTTCTGTTCCCAGGACAACTTAGATTCTGTATTTGGCCAATATTTTGGAAGGCATGTCCTCAAAAAGTATGCCAAACATTTGCAAAAGGAGATTCAAGGTCAAATGCCCTCTGCAGCTTGATTGAAGGAATGGTAAAACCAGATGTGAAATAACAGTCTCGACTATCAAGCCAAGCAGAAACTTGGTAGAAAGTAGGTAGACTCAAACAAGATCTAAACATGTGCACCTATCCAAATGATGAACAAATAATTGGATTCAGTATCCACAACACTTGAAATGCTATGTTGAAATCACCATCTGTAACAATTATTCATGCTTGAACACCACAGCTAAATACTTATTCATTTATGCCACATGATGAAGGATGCAATATATAAAGATAGAAATTGTATGTGTACATTCCAAAATACAACACTCAACATGCATGCAGACACAAATACAAGCTATAACATCCAAATATGCATGTttacaaataaacaaaatcagaaattaTCAAGTTTCTCCAAGGCtaaaagaaaagccaaaaagcaggtctaacaaaaaaaaagacaactttatttgtttacaaataaaaagtacatatataaacatagaataaACAGTAAGCGAGAAGTTTAGCACGTGAAAGAATAAATGTCTTCCAGTATGATTGCATAACATAAAGCTTCACTAGTAACCTAATacacaaatgaaataaataatgtCTTTCGAGTGAAATGCATATTTGGTTTCTGAAAGCACATAATACCTGCCGGCTTCACCTTCCTTTATCATAGATTCTAACGAATCCACAGCTA encodes the following:
- the LOC116262481 gene encoding uncharacterized protein LOC116262481 isoform X3; this encodes MQVSPDQAQLLAMLVQILGAQRCIEVGIYTGYSSLAVALVLPESGRLVACERDERCLRIAEKYYERAGVSHKVSVKHALAVDSLESMIKEGEAGSYDFAFVDAEKRLYHKYYELLLELVRPGGVIVIDNVLWHGKVADPTVNDPKTIAIRDFNNFVYNDKRVTVSVVPIGDGMSVCRKL